One segment of Candidatus Hinthialibacter antarcticus DNA contains the following:
- a CDS encoding DNA-binding transcriptional regulator, translated as MSPAKKYKSKILGAIHETASDLSQSGVMDKKTLREFDAMCLTSVAPLSPDEIREIRLRERVSQAVFALHLNVTTGLVSKWERGDKHPTGPSLKLLQLVKDKGLETIA; from the coding sequence ATGAGTCCCGCAAAAAAATATAAAAGCAAAATTCTTGGTGCAATTCATGAAACCGCGTCTGACCTAAGCCAGTCGGGCGTGATGGATAAGAAAACGCTGAGAGAATTTGATGCGATGTGTTTGACCTCGGTTGCGCCGCTTTCGCCTGATGAAATTCGTGAAATCCGATTGCGCGAACGTGTCAGCCAAGCAGTATTTGCGCTACATCTCAATGTCACGACCGGGCTAGTCAGTAAATGGGAGCGCGGCGACAAACACCCAACCGGCCCGTCACTTAAACTACTTCAGCTCGTAAAAGATAAAGGCTTAGAAACGATTGCGTAA
- a CDS encoding dTDP-4-dehydrorhamnose 3,5-epimerase family protein → MIDGVKLIRLNRHADDRGFLVEVLRNDDEHYQGFGQAYISFLRSGCIKAWHKHQKQTDHFYVVSGTSKVALYDDRDGSPTKGQYQTVALGTDGLDALLTIPPMVWHGQMSLSAETYLLNMPTEPYNVNEPDEIRAPVDAFDDVWSIENR, encoded by the coding sequence ATGATCGACGGCGTCAAATTGATTCGGCTCAATCGTCATGCTGACGACCGGGGGTTCCTGGTCGAAGTGTTGCGCAACGACGACGAACATTACCAAGGCTTCGGCCAGGCGTACATCTCATTTTTGCGCAGCGGCTGCATCAAAGCCTGGCATAAACATCAAAAACAAACCGACCATTTTTACGTCGTCTCCGGCACGTCAAAAGTCGCGTTGTATGACGACCGCGACGGCAGCCCCACCAAAGGGCAATACCAAACCGTTGCCCTGGGAACCGACGGGCTGGATGCGCTCTTGACTATCCCCCCGATGGTGTGGCATGGTCAGATGTCGCTCTCGGCGGAAACCTACTTACTGAACATGCCGACCGAGCCATATAACGTAAATGAGCCGGATGAAATTCGGGCGCCCGTCGACGCTTTTGACGATGTTTGGTCAATTGAAAACCGGTAA
- a CDS encoding metalloregulator ArsR/SmtB family transcription factor: MTTHADPVKICKALSDETRLRLLWLLDQHELSVNDMVDILASTQSRVSRHLNVLKESGFLELRREGTWSYYRKAENGAMPAEAHQAWDMIRAWANENATAADDHKKLHDVLERKRKQSRRFFGQHADEWDDIRARICGDLVTLQSLESLVPPQLVVADIGCGTGHILLTLARVVHKVIGVDNSKKMLALAEKNAKRAKYKNVELRFGDMENLPFKDNEVDAVFAGLVLHHAPDPSLAISEMARIVKPGGAVTIIDLQRHSEEWLRDELAHSWLGFEEKDMARWFERAGLSGARWIEGLSAPIVAEKNSQQDRLKSFVFYGRK; this comes from the coding sequence ATGACGACCCACGCTGATCCCGTGAAAATCTGTAAGGCGCTCTCTGATGAGACGCGTCTGCGCCTGTTGTGGCTGCTCGATCAACATGAGCTGTCCGTCAATGATATGGTGGATATTCTCGCTTCGACTCAGTCGCGGGTGTCGCGCCATTTGAACGTGCTGAAAGAATCAGGCTTTCTCGAACTGCGCCGCGAAGGCACTTGGTCGTATTACCGTAAAGCCGAAAACGGCGCCATGCCCGCAGAGGCCCATCAAGCCTGGGATATGATTCGCGCTTGGGCCAATGAAAACGCTACCGCTGCGGACGACCATAAAAAACTGCATGATGTTTTAGAACGCAAACGCAAACAAAGCCGTCGCTTTTTCGGTCAACACGCCGACGAGTGGGACGATATCCGCGCCCGCATCTGCGGCGACCTGGTCACGCTGCAATCGTTGGAGTCGCTGGTCCCGCCGCAGTTGGTGGTTGCCGACATTGGTTGCGGGACAGGGCATATTCTGCTGACGCTGGCGCGAGTGGTGCACAAAGTGATCGGCGTTGATAATTCAAAAAAGATGCTGGCGCTCGCTGAAAAGAACGCTAAACGCGCCAAGTACAAAAACGTCGAACTGCGTTTTGGCGATATGGAAAACCTGCCGTTCAAAGATAACGAAGTCGACGCGGTGTTCGCGGGGTTGGTGTTACATCACGCGCCCGATCCGTCGCTGGCGATTTCAGAAATGGCGCGAATCGTGAAACCGGGCGGCGCGGTCACCATTATCGACTTGCAGCGGCACTCCGAAGAATGGCTGCGCGACGAACTCGCGCATAGTTGGTTGGGGTTTGAGGAAAAAGACATGGCCCGGTGGTTTGAACGGGCGGGGTTATCAGGCGCGCGTTGGATCGAAGGTCTCTCGGCGCCAATCGTCGCAGAAAAAAATTCACAGCAAGACCGATTAAAAAGTTTTGTGTTTTACGGCAGAAAGTAG
- the lpxD gene encoding UDP-3-O-(3-hydroxymyristoyl)glucosamine N-acyltransferase produces MKSMTAISEITSANSDDYCQIHPTAVIDPSVQLAEGVVIHANVVIEKNVRIGRGAVIQVSAYIGEDCIVGDESILHPFVTLREKTQIGNRVVIESGVVIGSDGFGYAKQEDGVNYKVPQVGSVVVKDNVHIGPNSTIDRATLGSTVVENGAEIGALVQVGHNVAIGEKTTIGDGAGICGSCKIGAKVNIGQSVGMVGHIQIGDGAEIKDGSGVSKDIANGAVMVGAPAMTNDQYTTFRGYVDGLSEFVRRLNDIEDKLKNRNGSAK; encoded by the coding sequence ATGAAATCAATGACGGCTATCTCGGAGATCACTTCCGCAAATTCTGACGACTACTGCCAGATTCATCCAACTGCAGTAATTGATCCAAGCGTTCAACTGGCGGAAGGCGTTGTCATTCACGCCAATGTCGTTATCGAAAAAAACGTGCGCATTGGTCGCGGCGCCGTGATTCAAGTCAGCGCTTACATCGGCGAAGACTGCATCGTCGGCGATGAATCAATTTTGCATCCCTTCGTCACCCTGCGCGAAAAAACGCAAATCGGAAACCGTGTTGTGATTGAATCCGGCGTTGTGATTGGCAGCGACGGCTTTGGTTACGCCAAACAAGAAGACGGCGTGAATTATAAAGTGCCTCAAGTGGGGTCTGTTGTCGTGAAAGACAACGTACACATCGGCCCCAACTCGACCATTGACCGCGCTACCCTGGGTAGCACCGTGGTTGAAAATGGCGCAGAAATCGGCGCACTGGTGCAAGTAGGCCACAATGTCGCCATCGGCGAAAAAACAACCATCGGCGACGGCGCCGGCATCTGCGGCAGTTGCAAAATCGGCGCAAAAGTTAACATCGGCCAAAGCGTCGGCATGGTCGGCCATATTCAAATCGGCGACGGCGCCGAAATCAAAGACGGCTCCGGCGTGAGCAAAGACATCGCCAACGGGGCGGTGATGGTGGGCGCACCCGCCATGACCAACGATCAGTACACGACCTTCCGTGGATATGTGGACGGATTGAGCGAGTTTGTGCGGCGCTTGAACGACATCGAAGATAAACTGAAAAATCGTAACGGTTCAGCGAAATAA
- the rfbD gene encoding dTDP-4-dehydrorhamnose reductase, translating to MHVMIVGARGQLGRDLAAAFSDCQVTLYDSEDMDIADEAKVQQQVSFIGPDLIINSAAFTRVDDCEREHQRAFQINALGPLHLALACKRWNVPLVHISTNYVFDGEKGAPYHENDVTRPINAYGVTKRAGEEYIQYTWANSAIVRVSGLFGLSPSRMKGTNFVEAMLRLGKKGAPLRIVSDEYVSPTFTQDAAAQVRRLVDREDRGVFHLSNQGQCSWLEFAQEIFRGAGLSVNVEPVTAEQYGAPAKRPRNSSLDNQRFKTLGYPDMRCWKEALSDYLAQRETQATVK from the coding sequence ATGCATGTGATGATCGTGGGCGCGCGCGGCCAGTTGGGGCGCGACCTCGCCGCCGCATTTTCCGATTGTCAGGTGACTCTGTATGATTCGGAAGATATGGATATCGCCGATGAAGCCAAGGTGCAGCAGCAGGTTTCGTTCATCGGTCCTGACCTGATTATCAATAGCGCCGCCTTCACTCGCGTCGATGATTGCGAGCGCGAACATCAACGCGCCTTTCAAATCAACGCGCTGGGGCCGCTTCACCTCGCCTTGGCCTGCAAGCGCTGGAACGTCCCGCTGGTCCACATCAGCACTAACTACGTCTTCGATGGCGAAAAAGGCGCGCCCTATCACGAAAACGACGTCACCCGCCCCATCAATGCCTATGGCGTCACCAAGCGCGCTGGCGAAGAATATATCCAATATACCTGGGCCAATAGCGCCATTGTGCGCGTGTCAGGATTGTTTGGATTGTCGCCCAGTCGCATGAAAGGCACCAATTTCGTCGAAGCCATGCTGAGGCTCGGCAAAAAAGGGGCGCCGTTGCGCATCGTCAGCGATGAATACGTCTCGCCGACCTTCACCCAAGACGCCGCCGCGCAGGTCCGCCGCCTGGTCGACCGCGAAGACCGGGGCGTGTTCCATTTGTCGAACCAGGGGCAGTGTTCGTGGTTAGAATTCGCCCAGGAAATTTTTCGCGGCGCGGGCTTGTCCGTCAATGTGGAGCCAGTCACCGCCGAGCAATACGGCGCCCCTGCGAAGCGTCCCCGCAATTCAAGTTTAGACAACCAAAGATTCAAAACGCTTGGCTACCCCGACATGCGTTGTTGGAAGGAAGCCTTGAGCGACTATCTCGCCCAGCGCGAAACGCAGGCGACGGTGAAGTAA
- a CDS encoding DUF1593 domain-containing protein, with the protein MMKFQPFYKLFIVITFSVIFLYPIQAKPRVIVTTDGEIDDRCSMVRFLLYANEFDVEGLILSSSKYHWVGNTWAGEEWIDHQYDLYKEVYPNLLLHDPEFPSPLDLREKTFVGNIDAEGEMEKVTRGSQHIVDVLLGDKKGRVDLQAWGGTNTIARALKTIQEKHPDQMERVSQKATLYLILDQDKTYREYIQPNWPKLQTIISKQFGVIAYRWEQSMPKQFHPYFDAEWMRENILEGHGPLCASYEARKDGAFRSEGDSPAYLHQIPTGLVGSHEPYYGGWGGRFQLEKGSENTWVDAKDDNDRIKPLWRWAEDFQNDFAARADWCVKPFGEANHAPHHEHKSLVTHGTISPGETKTLKAFEVQDPDGDELSYHWWIYDGPSGDIEGIKIKDADTKKATFIFPDKLQEGKTEYHIMLTVRDDGDPSLATYQRFVLKKLE; encoded by the coding sequence ATGATGAAATTCCAACCTTTCTACAAACTTTTTATCGTAATCACTTTTTCAGTCATCTTTTTATATCCCATACAAGCCAAGCCGCGCGTCATCGTTACAACTGACGGCGAAATTGACGACCGCTGTTCGATGGTGCGGTTTCTTCTTTACGCAAACGAATTCGATGTAGAAGGATTAATTCTATCCAGCTCGAAATATCACTGGGTAGGTAATACGTGGGCCGGCGAAGAGTGGATTGATCATCAATATGATTTATACAAAGAAGTGTATCCGAACCTGCTGTTGCATGATCCTGAGTTTCCGTCTCCGCTTGATTTGCGAGAAAAAACCTTTGTCGGAAACATAGACGCCGAAGGCGAGATGGAGAAAGTCACTCGCGGTTCTCAACATATCGTTGACGTGTTGCTCGGTGACAAGAAAGGCCGGGTTGATCTTCAAGCCTGGGGCGGCACGAATACCATCGCCCGCGCTTTGAAGACCATTCAAGAGAAGCATCCAGACCAAATGGAGCGCGTCTCTCAAAAAGCGACCCTCTATCTCATTCTAGACCAAGACAAAACCTACAGAGAGTATATTCAACCCAACTGGCCCAAGTTGCAGACTATTATCAGCAAGCAGTTTGGCGTCATCGCCTATCGTTGGGAACAGTCGATGCCTAAGCAGTTTCATCCGTATTTTGACGCTGAATGGATGAGAGAAAATATTCTTGAAGGCCACGGCCCTTTGTGTGCGAGTTATGAAGCGCGAAAAGACGGCGCGTTTCGTTCAGAGGGCGATTCGCCTGCGTATTTACATCAAATCCCAACAGGATTAGTGGGCAGCCATGAACCCTATTACGGCGGCTGGGGCGGACGCTTTCAGTTAGAAAAAGGCTCAGAAAATACTTGGGTGGACGCCAAAGACGACAATGACCGCATCAAACCACTGTGGCGATGGGCGGAAGATTTTCAAAACGACTTCGCCGCCCGCGCTGACTGGTGCGTCAAACCGTTTGGTGAAGCGAACCACGCCCCGCATCACGAGCATAAGTCGCTTGTTACGCATGGAACCATAAGCCCGGGAGAAACAAAAACGCTGAAAGCGTTTGAAGTTCAAGACCCAGACGGGGACGAACTCTCATATCACTGGTGGATTTATGACGGCCCCAGCGGCGACATAGAAGGAATCAAGATCAAAGACGCTGATACGAAAAAGGCCACGTTCATTTTTCCTGACAAATTACAAGAAGGTAAAACCGAATACCATATTATGTTAACAGTCAGAGACGATGGCGACCCAAGCCTCGCGACCTATCAGCGCTTTGTTCTCAAAAAATTGGAATAG
- a CDS encoding type II toxin-antitoxin system RelE/ParE family toxin has translation MRIFKTKVFSRFVKKERILDSQLAAAIEKIEKGQVDADLGGGVIKQRLSRSGQGKSGGYRAIVLLRFEDKAFYVYGFAKNELDNISPIELKAFKALAKEMLNYDDDQLKLAVDHGALIEVKK, from the coding sequence GTGAGAATATTTAAAACCAAAGTATTCAGCCGCTTTGTAAAGAAAGAACGAATTTTAGATTCGCAACTTGCTGCTGCAATAGAAAAAATTGAAAAAGGCCAAGTTGATGCTGATTTGGGTGGTGGAGTTATTAAGCAACGACTATCACGATCGGGCCAAGGAAAATCAGGAGGATACCGGGCTATAGTCTTGCTTCGATTCGAAGATAAAGCGTTTTATGTATACGGCTTTGCCAAAAATGAACTAGACAACATCAGCCCAATTGAACTGAAAGCGTTTAAAGCGTTAGCGAAAGAAATGTTGAATTATGATGATGATCAATTGAAATTGGCAGTAGACCATGGAGCGCTAATTGAGGTGAAAAAATGA
- a CDS encoding ComF family protein, giving the protein MPLATAHALFQTLIDLIYPPVCAGCGGEVAGTGPPVCEACLLSAPRIEKPLCQTCGAPGENPHAKHCPECPEKAHYHRARAVLDYQDKTVKKLIQGLKFHYQTGLAVPLGDLMLEGFNQYFKDEQYDAIVPVPLHRKRKRQREFNQATLLAQAIQREHNLPMIENAVMRIRHTKPQTSMTPLKRKTNVLGAFAVKDASVIQGAQLLLVDDIYTTGSTTNEIARVLIEAGAKHVDVLTLSRSLMNLYRK; this is encoded by the coding sequence ATGCCTCTTGCAACCGCCCATGCATTATTTCAAACGCTGATTGACTTAATTTACCCGCCTGTTTGCGCGGGATGCGGCGGCGAGGTCGCGGGAACCGGCCCGCCCGTCTGCGAAGCGTGTTTGCTCTCGGCGCCGCGTATTGAGAAACCGTTGTGCCAAACCTGCGGCGCTCCGGGAGAAAACCCACACGCAAAACACTGCCCCGAATGCCCTGAAAAAGCCCACTACCACCGCGCCCGCGCTGTGCTCGATTATCAAGATAAAACCGTGAAAAAACTGATTCAGGGTCTCAAATTTCACTACCAAACGGGTTTAGCGGTTCCGCTTGGGGATTTAATGCTGGAGGGATTCAACCAGTATTTCAAAGATGAACAATATGACGCCATCGTTCCGGTGCCGCTGCATCGAAAGCGAAAGCGCCAGCGTGAATTCAACCAGGCGACCTTGCTCGCACAAGCGATTCAGCGCGAGCATAATCTGCCCATGATCGAGAACGCTGTGATGAGAATTCGACACACGAAACCGCAAACTTCAATGACGCCATTGAAACGAAAAACCAATGTGCTTGGCGCGTTTGCGGTGAAAGACGCAAGCGTAATCCAGGGCGCTCAACTGTTGCTGGTCGATGACATTTATACGACGGGAAGCACCACCAATGAAATTGCGCGGGTGTTGATTGAAGCCGGGGCCAAACACGTCGATGTGCTGACTCTCTCGCGTTCACTGATGAACCTGTATCGTAAGTGA
- a CDS encoding glycine--tRNA ligase, with protein sequence MTASASPQPSLSEIVSLCKRRGFVFPSSEIYGGFAASWDYGPLGVELKNSIKQSWWKSVVTDRENVVGMDGAVTTHPRVWEASGHVEGFHDPLIICNTCGHRFRADKIGEEQCPQKPSKTPHECGGQLTEPKDFNLMFKLHWGPVEDSANITYLRPETCQTIFPNFKNVVTTTRQRVPFGIAQTGKSFRNEITTKSFIFRQREFEQMELEFFSHPDEAKKWFEYWLEERKKWYVSIGVREENLRMRQHDKDELAHYADDCYDVEYKFPMGWQELEGIANRTNYDLNRHMEFSKKDLSYRDDRTNEKYVPYVIESSAGVDRTFLVILSDAYDIDKAPNDKGEMEERNVMRFSPKVAPVTVAVFPLFKKDPQIEMARKIEKDLRGLYKVQYDEAGNIGKRYRRQDEIGTPLCVTIDFDSLDDNAVTIRNRDTMEQTRVSADQLKAAVADQIEEMSKPRS encoded by the coding sequence ATGACCGCCTCCGCTTCCCCGCAACCCTCGCTTAGTGAAATCGTCTCGTTATGCAAACGACGGGGGTTTGTGTTCCCCTCGAGTGAAATCTACGGCGGATTCGCCGCCTCGTGGGATTACGGCCCGCTGGGCGTTGAACTCAAAAACTCGATCAAGCAATCGTGGTGGAAATCGGTGGTCACTGATCGCGAAAACGTAGTCGGCATGGACGGCGCCGTCACTACCCACCCGCGCGTGTGGGAAGCCTCCGGTCACGTCGAAGGATTCCACGACCCGCTGATTATTTGCAACACCTGCGGCCACCGATTTCGCGCTGACAAGATCGGCGAAGAGCAATGCCCGCAAAAGCCCAGCAAAACCCCGCATGAGTGCGGCGGCCAGCTGACTGAACCCAAAGACTTCAACTTGATGTTTAAACTACATTGGGGCCCAGTCGAAGATTCGGCGAACATCACTTATCTTCGCCCTGAAACCTGCCAGACCATTTTTCCCAATTTTAAAAATGTGGTCACGACCACCCGCCAGCGCGTCCCCTTTGGCATCGCGCAAACCGGAAAATCGTTTCGGAATGAGATTACCACCAAGTCGTTTATTTTCCGTCAGCGCGAATTTGAGCAGATGGAACTCGAATTTTTCTCGCATCCAGACGAAGCAAAAAAGTGGTTTGAGTATTGGCTCGAAGAACGCAAAAAGTGGTATGTCTCTATTGGCGTGCGGGAAGAAAACCTACGTATGCGTCAACACGACAAAGACGAACTCGCCCATTATGCTGACGACTGTTACGATGTGGAATATAAATTCCCGATGGGTTGGCAAGAGTTAGAGGGCATCGCCAACCGCACCAATTATGACCTCAACCGCCACATGGAATTTTCAAAGAAAGACCTGTCATACCGCGACGACCGCACCAACGAAAAGTATGTGCCCTACGTCATCGAGTCGTCGGCGGGCGTTGACCGCACGTTTCTGGTGATTTTGTCGGACGCCTACGACATCGACAAAGCGCCTAACGACAAGGGCGAAATGGAAGAACGCAACGTCATGCGTTTCTCGCCCAAGGTTGCGCCCGTGACGGTGGCGGTGTTCCCATTATTTAAGAAAGACCCGCAGATTGAAATGGCGCGCAAGATCGAAAAAGACCTGCGCGGATTGTATAAAGTCCAATATGACGAAGCGGGCAACATCGGCAAGCGCTACCGCCGCCAGGACGAAATTGGTACGCCGCTGTGCGTCACGATTGACTTCGATTCGCTCGATGATAACGCGGTCACCATTCGCAACCGCGACACCATGGAGCAGACCCGCGTCAGCGCCGACCAGTTGAAGGCCGCCGTCGCCGATCAAATTGAAGAGATGTCGAAACCGCGCAGTTAA
- a CDS encoding WD40 repeat domain-containing protein, with translation MLKRICLSVCLLGIFASADARTFHGPSGEILLGSAPFMGIAVSDDGSRMATANRAFGAFVWNTQTGEIEHDLIAHLGEVNSIAISPDGSRVLTGGNDALARIWDANTGELLETLEGHVGEVSAAAFSPDGRFVATGGENGSTFLWNARNGNPQQAFLLSGEEIGRIDAIAFSPDGEQIITGGWDKTARIWDVDNGRLLHTLDAHTWYVFAVAFSPDGSRAATVSESNLLIWNLNGPTLERTIEAHSADITSVAFSPNSAEVLTASEDGFTKRWNVADGSLLKTFAGHANTVQTAVFYNNGTQVITGGDAGVAIRWNANGGPPQKLYFVTQNGGFGGVNVARFSHDGTQALLGKLDGDVHIWDIERGVVVGILRGHTDEIISMELDRNGQHVVTGSKDNHAIVWDLATQQIIADLSDHYRVVNGVSFSPGGELLVTASGDNFGRMFLLPDGLLVRAFSGHTLGLTSIQFSPDGAQVVTSALDNSARLWDIATGQRIRTLLGHTFAVTDAAYSPDGQRILTTSWDKTAKIWDAASGTETLTLNGHQSKVDAARFGPDGKTVLTASEDKTAILWDAQSGEAMRTFAGHGHWVQSVDYSPDGTRVLTGSVDGAARVWDISDLVEPYVPTPTPDPLSQLRSQADFNNDGRIGASDLFEFATGWRRFEEKHDLDQDDFVDSLDLLLFMRVWGDAAP, from the coding sequence ATGCTGAAGCGGATTTGCTTGTCTGTTTGTTTATTGGGGATTTTCGCCAGCGCTGATGCGCGGACCTTTCACGGGCCGTCTGGTGAAATTCTGCTCGGCTCGGCGCCGTTTATGGGCATTGCGGTTTCTGACGACGGCTCGCGTATGGCGACCGCCAACCGCGCATTCGGCGCGTTTGTGTGGAACACGCAAACCGGAGAGATCGAACACGACCTCATCGCCCACCTTGGCGAAGTGAATAGCATCGCCATCTCGCCCGACGGCAGCCGCGTTCTGACAGGTGGAAACGACGCCCTCGCCCGAATTTGGGACGCCAACACTGGCGAGTTATTAGAGACGCTCGAAGGCCACGTAGGTGAGGTCTCCGCCGCTGCGTTCTCGCCCGACGGGCGCTTCGTCGCCACTGGCGGCGAAAATGGCTCCACCTTTTTATGGAACGCCCGCAACGGAAATCCACAACAGGCGTTTCTTCTCAGCGGTGAAGAGATTGGACGCATTGACGCCATCGCGTTTTCACCCGACGGCGAACAAATCATCACTGGCGGCTGGGACAAAACCGCCCGAATATGGGATGTCGATAACGGCAGACTTTTACACACGCTCGATGCGCACACCTGGTATGTATTTGCCGTCGCCTTCTCACCCGACGGCAGCCGGGCGGCAACCGTTAGCGAGTCCAACCTGTTAATCTGGAACCTCAACGGCCCCACGCTCGAACGCACCATCGAAGCCCACAGCGCCGACATTACCTCCGTCGCGTTCTCGCCCAATAGCGCCGAAGTGTTGACCGCCAGCGAAGACGGCTTCACCAAACGATGGAACGTCGCCGACGGATCGCTGCTCAAAACATTCGCCGGACACGCCAACACCGTGCAAACCGCCGTGTTTTATAACAACGGAACCCAAGTCATTACTGGCGGCGACGCCGGAGTCGCCATCCGTTGGAACGCGAACGGAGGCCCGCCTCAGAAACTTTACTTCGTCACCCAAAACGGCGGATTCGGCGGGGTAAACGTCGCCCGGTTTTCCCACGACGGGACCCAAGCGCTGCTCGGCAAACTCGACGGCGATGTTCACATCTGGGATATCGAACGCGGCGTGGTGGTGGGCATCCTACGCGGGCATACAGACGAGATCATCTCAATGGAACTCGACCGCAACGGGCAACACGTCGTCACGGGTTCCAAAGACAATCACGCCATTGTGTGGGACCTCGCGACGCAACAAATAATCGCTGACTTGAGCGACCATTACCGCGTGGTCAACGGCGTGAGTTTTTCACCCGGCGGCGAACTATTGGTTACCGCCAGCGGCGACAATTTCGGGCGTATGTTTTTATTGCCCGACGGCCTGTTGGTGCGAGCGTTTTCCGGTCATACGCTGGGGCTGACTTCGATCCAATTCAGCCCGGACGGCGCCCAAGTGGTCACCAGCGCGCTCGACAACAGCGCCCGCTTGTGGGACATCGCAACCGGACAGCGAATCCGTACGCTGCTGGGGCATACCTTTGCCGTCACCGATGCGGCCTACTCGCCCGACGGGCAACGTATTCTCACCACCAGCTGGGACAAGACCGCCAAGATTTGGGACGCGGCGAGCGGAACCGAAACGCTGACCCTGAACGGACACCAAAGCAAAGTAGACGCCGCCCGTTTTGGCCCTGACGGCAAAACCGTTTTGACCGCGTCGGAAGATAAGACCGCCATTTTGTGGGACGCGCAATCCGGCGAAGCCATGCGGACCTTCGCTGGTCACGGTCATTGGGTGCAATCGGTAGACTACTCGCCGGACGGGACACGCGTTCTGACTGGCAGCGTAGACGGCGCCGCGCGCGTTTGGGACATCTCAGACTTGGTCGAACCATACGTCCCGACTCCGACGCCCGACCCGCTTTCGCAACTGCGCTCGCAAGCCGATTTCAACAACGACGGACGAATTGGCGCGAGCGACTTGTTTGAGTTCGCAACCGGATGGCGCCGCTTTGAAGAGAAGCACGACCTCGACCAAGACGACTTCGTCGATTCGCTCGACCTGCTGTTATTCATGCGCGTCTGGGGCGACGCCGCGCCGTAG
- a CDS encoding type II toxin-antitoxin system Phd/YefM family antitoxin, protein MLNLDNICSLSEFQRNTKSVLEHIKQTGLPQVLTVNGKAEVVVQDAASYQKILNLLDRLEAIEGIERGLKSMKQGKGRPADEVLQRLASKFDIPTE, encoded by the coding sequence ATGTTAAACTTAGACAATATATGCTCTCTTTCAGAGTTTCAGCGCAACACCAAATCGGTGTTAGAACACATCAAGCAAACCGGACTGCCCCAAGTATTGACCGTTAACGGCAAGGCTGAAGTTGTCGTTCAAGATGCGGCATCCTATCAAAAAATACTCAACCTGTTAGACCGCCTAGAAGCCATTGAAGGCATAGAGCGCGGACTGAAATCTATGAAGCAAGGCAAAGGCCGCCCTGCGGATGAAGTATTACAACGGCTTGCGAGTAAGTTTGATATCCCAACCGAATAA
- a CDS encoding type II toxin-antitoxin system RelE/ParE family toxin: MKYTVIIEPPAEDDLERAFLWIAKESRTRAEQWLHSLVKAAKSLEGFPERCSLAPENGAFQKEIRQLMYGKKRGVYRILFTIQHMNVHILHVRHCAQEQIEPDRDSFYSNFLRTKR; the protein is encoded by the coding sequence ATGAAATACACCGTCATCATTGAGCCGCCTGCGGAAGACGATCTGGAACGCGCATTTCTTTGGATTGCCAAAGAATCACGAACCCGCGCTGAGCAATGGCTCCACTCTCTCGTAAAAGCAGCCAAATCATTAGAAGGGTTTCCTGAGCGTTGTTCATTGGCGCCAGAAAATGGCGCATTCCAAAAAGAAATACGTCAGTTGATGTATGGAAAAAAGCGGGGCGTCTACCGAATTTTATTTACCATTCAACACATGAATGTGCATATCCTTCATGTGCGTCATTGCGCTCAAGAACAAATCGAGCCAGATCGAGACTCTTTCTATTCCAATTTTTTGAGAACAAAGCGCTGA